A stretch of Methanosphaerula palustris E1-9c DNA encodes these proteins:
- the cas2e gene encoding type I-E CRISPR-associated endoribonuclease Cas2e, with the protein MLVIVVENVPPRLRGRLAVWLLEVHTGVYVGDFSVKVRDMIWDQVYEGVDDGNAVMAWSTNNESGFDFVTVGPNRRIPIECDGLKLVSFLAQAVDRDE; encoded by the coding sequence ATGCTGGTCATCGTGGTTGAGAATGTCCCCCCGCGGTTGCGGGGGAGACTCGCGGTGTGGCTGCTGGAGGTGCACACCGGAGTCTACGTCGGGGACTTCTCAGTGAAGGTGAGGGATATGATCTGGGATCAGGTTTACGAAGGTGTCGATGATGGAAATGCTGTAATGGCCTGGAGCACGAACAATGAGTCGGGGTTCGACTTTGTCACCGTCGGGCCGAACCGGCGCATACCCATCGAGTGCGACGGATTGAAACTGGTCTCGTTTTTGGCACAGGCCGTAGATAGAGATGAATGA
- the cas1e gene encoding type I-E CRISPR-associated endonuclease Cas1e, which yields MLPPLKPITIKERMSMLFLERGELDVLDGAFVLVDKNGVRTQIPIGSVACLMLEPGTRVSHAAVVLAARVGCLLIWVGEAGVRLYAAGQPGGARSDRLLYQAKLALDPEARLKVVQKMYEIRFQGPVPSHYSIEQLRGMEGARVREMYVQIGNQNGITWKGRGYDHTEWESGDLSNRCLSSATACLYGICEAAILAAGYAPAIGFIHSGKPQSFVYDIADLFKFETVVPVAFRVAAKNPTDPERMVRLGCRDMFRETRILRKIIPAIETVLAAGGLPVPQAPADTLKPAIPVEKGLGDAGHRG from the coding sequence ATGCTCCCCCCTCTCAAACCCATTACCATCAAAGAACGAATGTCGATGCTCTTCCTGGAGCGAGGAGAACTGGATGTTCTCGATGGTGCATTTGTCCTGGTCGATAAAAACGGTGTCCGCACCCAGATCCCGATCGGTTCAGTTGCATGCCTGATGCTCGAACCTGGGACCAGGGTCTCCCATGCTGCCGTGGTGCTGGCAGCCAGGGTCGGATGCCTGCTGATCTGGGTTGGTGAGGCCGGGGTCAGGCTCTATGCGGCAGGACAGCCCGGCGGTGCCAGGTCTGACCGGTTGTTGTACCAAGCAAAACTCGCACTCGACCCGGAGGCACGCCTCAAAGTTGTACAGAAGATGTATGAGATCCGGTTTCAGGGCCCTGTCCCCTCCCATTACAGTATTGAACAACTCCGGGGTATGGAGGGGGCACGGGTCAGGGAGATGTACGTGCAGATCGGAAATCAGAACGGGATTACCTGGAAAGGGCGGGGATATGATCACACCGAATGGGAGAGCGGTGATCTCTCGAACCGGTGCCTGAGTTCTGCCACCGCATGTCTATATGGGATCTGCGAGGCGGCGATCCTGGCTGCGGGTTACGCGCCGGCTATTGGGTTTATTCACTCTGGAAAGCCGCAGTCGTTTGTATACGATATCGCCGATCTTTTCAAATTTGAGACTGTGGTCCCGGTAGCGTTTAGGGTTGCAGCGAAGAACCCAACTGATCCTGAACGTATGGTCAGGCTCGGGTGCAGGGATATGTTCCGGGAGACACGAATCTTGAGGAAGATCATCCCTGCCATCGAGACGGTGCTGGCTGCCGGCGGGCTCCCGGTTCCACAGGCCCCTGCCGATACATTGAAACCTGCGATCCCAGTGGAGAAGGGGTTGGGCGATGCTGGTCATCGTGGTTGA
- the cas6e gene encoding type I-E CRISPR-associated protein Cas6/Cse3/CasE yields MQISKIQLNADASDHPAFWEHVGGAYQAHSLIWDLFSDGPERERDFLFRQEVHQGMPVFWTVSERVPSDRNETWNIKSKPYAPILRQGMHLSFVLRANPIRSRRDDLGKQHRHDVVMDMKTALKDSKPGDQWPAEDQIIQEAGLVWLANQGNAKGFSLQDGAVRVDGYTQHRFVKPKKKQMVQISTLDFTGLLTVTDPERFTTALFNGIGPAKGFGCGLMMVRPA; encoded by the coding sequence ATGCAGATAAGCAAAATCCAACTTAATGCGGATGCTTCAGATCATCCTGCGTTCTGGGAGCATGTCGGTGGTGCATACCAGGCACATTCACTGATCTGGGATCTCTTTTCAGACGGGCCTGAACGTGAACGGGATTTTCTCTTCAGACAGGAGGTACACCAGGGGATGCCGGTCTTCTGGACGGTGTCAGAACGGGTGCCATCTGATCGGAATGAAACCTGGAATATCAAGTCCAAGCCATATGCTCCAATTCTGCGCCAGGGGATGCACCTGTCGTTCGTGCTCAGGGCGAATCCGATCCGGTCACGACGGGACGATCTGGGAAAACAACACCGACACGACGTTGTGATGGATATGAAGACCGCGTTAAAGGATTCTAAACCTGGAGATCAGTGGCCTGCTGAAGACCAGATCATTCAGGAAGCCGGCCTGGTCTGGCTGGCGAACCAGGGGAATGCAAAAGGTTTTTCCCTGCAGGATGGGGCAGTCAGAGTGGACGGATATACTCAGCACCGATTTGTCAAGCCGAAGAAAAAGCAGATGGTACAGATCAGCACCCTCGACTTCACGGGACTATTGACGGTGACTGATCCCGAACGGTTCACCACTGCGCTGTTCAACGGTATCGGTCCGGCCAAGGGGTTCGGGTGCGGATTGATGATGGTTCGGCCTGCGTAA
- the cas5e gene encoding type I-E CRISPR-associated protein Cas5/CasD: protein MPEPEYLTFSLYGMMASWGDIAVGEYRPTADHPTRSAVLGLLAAALGIRRDEEERLAALTRAYKVAIRVDAPGMLLRDYHTTQVPSAAKKGRQYLTRKDELAAPREVLNTILSTRDYRCDAVYRVYIWCRDTAPPYSLKTLAEHLQHPVFTLYLGRKSCPLALPVNPEVKTAPDLLTALSEEREIELRFLGRVPGNRDSNVRAYWDCTEGIQAEGTSVRNDESLNRRRWQFGRRDEEYAMIRIVTGGEQHADKQNPT from the coding sequence ATGCCTGAACCTGAGTACCTGACCTTCTCCCTTTATGGGATGATGGCCTCATGGGGAGATATCGCAGTCGGAGAGTATCGACCGACCGCGGATCACCCGACCCGGTCGGCAGTGCTGGGGCTTCTGGCTGCGGCTCTTGGGATCAGACGCGATGAGGAGGAACGATTGGCTGCTCTGACCAGAGCTTACAAGGTTGCAATCCGCGTGGACGCTCCGGGAATGCTCCTTCGGGATTATCATACCACCCAGGTTCCATCTGCTGCCAAGAAGGGAAGGCAATATCTGACCAGAAAGGATGAACTGGCAGCACCGCGAGAGGTATTGAATACAATCCTCTCCACCCGGGACTACCGGTGTGATGCTGTTTACCGAGTGTATATTTGGTGCCGGGATACCGCACCACCCTACTCCCTCAAGACCCTGGCCGAGCATCTCCAGCATCCAGTCTTCACCCTCTACCTTGGAAGAAAGTCGTGTCCCCTTGCGCTGCCGGTCAATCCGGAGGTGAAGACTGCTCCGGATCTCCTCACGGCCCTCTCTGAAGAACGGGAAATTGAACTGCGATTTTTGGGACGAGTACCGGGGAACCGGGATTCAAACGTCCGAGCATACTGGGACTGCACTGAGGGGATACAGGCAGAAGGTACTTCCGTCCGAAATGACGAAAGCCTGAACAGAAGACGATGGCAGTTTGGAAGGAGAGATGAAGAGTATGCGATGATACGTATTGTTACAGGAGGTGAGCAGCATGCAGATAAGCAAAATCCAACTTAA
- the cas7e gene encoding type I-E CRISPR-associated protein Cas7/Cse4/CasC, which produces MTEFVQLHMLVSYPPSNLNRDDLGRPKTAVMGGQQRLRISSQSLKRAWRESEVFSTELAGHQGIRTKEMGKLIAESFQTGIPLRSLIAGEKDQSAVFTPIQEKEAVKYAHIIAGVFGKMKKGDDSLEIEQLAHFSPEEILQIENFIKIVAEKGKEPAANEMDLLKKRHTAADIAMFGRMLASSPAYNTEAAVQVAHAITVHPVAVEDDYFTAVDDLNRGEEDVGAGHIGDLEFGAGLFYLYICINTDLLRENLMDDPKLTSLALRSLITAATTVSPSGKQNSFGSRAYASYLLAEKGSQQPRSLSVAFLSPKREEKDLLGAAIESLQVTKSRMDNAYGPCSEGSAEMNLHTGEGTLAEILDFVAGTHA; this is translated from the coding sequence ATGACAGAATTTGTTCAATTACATATGCTTGTATCGTACCCGCCGTCGAACCTGAACCGTGACGACCTCGGAAGACCAAAGACTGCGGTGATGGGTGGTCAGCAGCGGCTACGGATCTCTTCACAGAGTCTGAAGCGAGCATGGCGCGAGTCTGAGGTCTTTTCTACTGAACTGGCCGGTCATCAGGGAATTCGAACGAAAGAGATGGGAAAATTGATCGCCGAGTCGTTCCAGACCGGAATCCCACTCAGGTCTCTGATTGCAGGCGAGAAGGATCAGTCAGCTGTGTTCACCCCAATCCAGGAGAAAGAAGCGGTGAAATATGCCCATATAATTGCAGGCGTCTTTGGTAAAATGAAGAAGGGAGATGACAGTCTGGAGATTGAACAACTGGCCCATTTCAGTCCAGAGGAAATTCTACAGATTGAAAACTTTATTAAAATCGTCGCTGAGAAGGGGAAAGAGCCTGCTGCGAACGAGATGGATCTCCTTAAAAAAAGACATACAGCTGCTGATATTGCAATGTTCGGGCGGATGCTTGCCTCTTCGCCGGCCTATAATACCGAAGCTGCGGTCCAGGTCGCCCATGCTATAACCGTCCATCCTGTCGCCGTCGAGGATGATTACTTCACAGCAGTGGACGATCTGAATCGTGGTGAAGAGGATGTCGGGGCTGGACATATCGGAGATCTCGAATTTGGAGCAGGTCTCTTCTACCTGTATATTTGTATCAATACCGACCTGCTTCGGGAGAATCTCATGGATGATCCGAAACTGACCAGCCTGGCACTCAGATCCCTTATAACGGCCGCGACCACGGTCTCCCCCTCGGGGAAGCAGAACTCATTCGGATCACGAGCCTATGCTTCATACCTTCTTGCAGAGAAGGGATCACAGCAGCCTCGCTCCCTCTCGGTCGCGTTTCTCTCTCCAAAGAGAGAGGAGAAGGATCTTCTTGGAGCAGCAATTGAGTCCCTGCAGGTGACAAAAAGTAGGATGGACAACGCCTATGGACCCTGCAGTGAGGGATCTGCCGAGATGAATCTCCATACCGGTGAGGGGACCCTCGCAGAGATCCTCGACTTTGTGGCTGGTACCCATGCCTGA
- the casB gene encoding type I-E CRISPR-associated protein Cse2/CasB: MTNTQSYLDFKDPKVKAALSTWWEGLDEARGDRAMLRRCHSTTEVAFMPTYHRLRLSLERIGHVDPDRLALVAGVLSHLKENTRTKSTITFAQQLATPKKDGDHAAMSGLRFRRLLQVEHPDDLYQAMIRAVRLLGGAADIDTLANGVYWWNEMTKKNWAFEYYEKAPNED; this comes from the coding sequence ATGACAAACACACAGAGTTACCTAGATTTTAAAGATCCGAAGGTGAAGGCGGCGCTCTCCACCTGGTGGGAAGGGCTGGACGAGGCACGGGGAGACCGGGCGATGCTGAGACGGTGCCATTCCACTACTGAAGTGGCATTCATGCCGACCTATCATCGGTTGCGGCTGAGTCTGGAGCGTATCGGTCATGTCGATCCGGATCGACTTGCCCTTGTCGCCGGGGTGCTCTCCCATCTGAAAGAGAACACCCGAACGAAGAGTACCATCACATTTGCTCAGCAACTGGCGACACCGAAGAAGGATGGAGACCATGCTGCTATGAGTGGTCTCCGGTTTCGCCGGCTGCTGCAGGTCGAGCATCCCGATGATCTGTATCAGGCGATGATACGGGCAGTACGGCTGCTCGGTGGCGCTGCTGATATTGACACCCTGGCCAATGGAGTCTACTGGTGGAATGAAATGACGAAGAAGAACTGGGCTTTTGAGTATTATGAGAAGGCCCCGAATGAAGACTGA
- the casA gene encoding type I-E CRISPR-associated protein Cse1/CasA: MLNLIEQAWIPVIRKDGERSTIAPWELTSDYQENPIVELDAPRPDFNGALVQFLIGIVQTELPPTNPVTWKRMFRRPPEPADLKASFSTHIEAFNLDGDGPRFMQDLTLAKGEALAIDKLLIERPGEQTVKKNTDHFLKRGGIDHLCMTCAAMALFTLQTNAPSGGRGHRTSLRGGGPLTTLVTGRTLWETVWLNVISPQELERYGNSALTSAADIFPWMGETRTSNNNEITTPQDVNPAQMFWGMPRRIRLDLDGKPEPGECDLCGKTTERQVSTFSAKDSGVNYKGGWCHVLSPYSTNPKGELLAKHAQPGGVTYRNWLGLVQNDSQNNSQPAAVVSLFREQRQLGLNGFQPHLWAFGYDMDNMKARCWYEGKMPLHHIDEGLLPGYEEEIARLVRTAGLIGFSVRTSIKKALFSRPEDATGDLSFIDARFWQDTEPAFHKTLDELATLLKDGGDRTTLKLNWLKSLRDEGKRLFDDYSQADLIDQTDPKRVALAWRDLQRFTSRFNKKVRETLDLPIEAKPDEADIPDAGV, encoded by the coding sequence ATGTTAAACCTGATCGAACAGGCATGGATTCCAGTGATCCGAAAAGATGGAGAGCGATCAACGATCGCCCCCTGGGAACTGACTAGCGACTATCAGGAGAATCCTATCGTCGAACTGGATGCACCGCGGCCGGATTTCAATGGCGCATTGGTCCAGTTTCTGATCGGTATCGTCCAGACAGAGCTCCCTCCAACGAATCCCGTGACATGGAAGCGGATGTTCCGGAGACCTCCTGAACCTGCAGATCTGAAAGCGTCGTTCAGTACACATATAGAGGCGTTCAACCTTGACGGGGACGGGCCACGGTTCATGCAGGATCTGACCCTTGCGAAGGGGGAAGCACTCGCGATCGATAAACTGCTGATCGAAAGGCCGGGAGAGCAGACCGTCAAGAAAAACACCGATCATTTCCTTAAACGAGGAGGGATCGATCACCTCTGTATGACCTGTGCCGCAATGGCACTCTTCACCTTGCAGACCAATGCCCCATCTGGAGGAAGGGGGCATCGGACCTCATTGCGGGGGGGAGGACCCCTGACCACTCTTGTCACCGGAAGAACACTCTGGGAGACTGTCTGGCTGAATGTGATCTCACCTCAGGAACTGGAACGTTACGGCAACAGTGCCCTGACCAGTGCAGCCGATATCTTTCCCTGGATGGGGGAGACCAGGACCAGCAACAACAATGAGATCACGACACCCCAGGATGTGAATCCTGCCCAGATGTTCTGGGGAATGCCGCGGAGGATCCGACTCGACCTCGATGGAAAACCAGAACCCGGTGAATGTGATCTCTGTGGAAAAACCACCGAAAGACAGGTCAGTACGTTTTCTGCGAAGGATAGCGGTGTCAATTACAAGGGTGGATGGTGCCATGTGCTCTCTCCATATTCGACCAACCCCAAGGGAGAACTGCTGGCCAAGCATGCCCAGCCCGGTGGAGTCACCTATCGGAACTGGCTGGGACTGGTCCAGAACGATTCACAGAACAACAGCCAGCCGGCCGCAGTGGTCTCACTCTTCCGGGAACAGCGTCAGCTGGGACTCAATGGGTTTCAACCACACCTCTGGGCCTTCGGATATGACATGGATAACATGAAAGCACGCTGCTGGTACGAAGGGAAGATGCCGCTCCATCATATCGACGAGGGACTCTTGCCCGGGTATGAAGAAGAGATCGCACGCCTGGTCAGAACTGCCGGCCTGATCGGATTCAGTGTCCGGACGTCCATCAAAAAGGCACTCTTCTCCCGGCCAGAGGATGCTACCGGGGATCTCTCGTTCATCGATGCCCGGTTCTGGCAGGACACCGAGCCGGCATTTCATAAAACGCTCGATGAACTCGCCACCCTGCTGAAGGATGGGGGCGATAGAACTACATTGAAGTTGAACTGGCTGAAGTCTCTCAGAGATGAAGGGAAGCGGCTCTTCGATGACTATTCCCAGGCTGATCTGATTGATCAGACCGATCCCAAGAGGGTTGCCCTGGCCTGGCGGGATCTCCAACGGTTTACTTCAAGATTCAATAAAAAGGTCCGCGAAACGCTCGACCTTCCTATTGAGGCAAAACCGGATGAGGCGGATATCCCTGATGCTGGCGTATGA
- a CDS encoding CRISPR-associated helicase/endonuclease Cas3: MKTGSDNYYSYWGKAQREGEPEKGAGYHLLVYHCLDVAAVGQKLLEQDPLLMHRFTALTGFNDDQVLHLIPFLLALHDLGKFSDRFQNLKPDLMELLQGNRGSRRYPIRHDSMALYLFEQDIRDLAWKKNWFWMDHDLPYAEDEWFEIFAPLFRAVSGHHGEPPQHDETVSVDSLFLDGDRAAARDFAVQAATLLLGSGSYPPIEYSEGWFEQFSTASWLLAGLVTLSDWLGSNRTFFPFQTEAMDLAVYWKNFAQKGAEDAVRDAGVLPATVSSNCGMAGLFPPDLPPKITSPSPIQTYLSSCSLTPEPRLTIIEETTGGGKTEAALVLAHRLMNYGCGEGIFMGLPTMATADSLYGRIAQTYQRMYTGDQRASVVLATSARDLSDLFKKSVLPPGQWSHEQYKPGEETASATCTIWLAQNRKKALLAQVGVGTIDQALMAVLPFRHQSLRLLGLARNILIVDEVHAYDPYMHTVLCGLLKFQAAFGGSAILLSATLTMAQRQDLTSAFCAGLGRRAKTLTDETYPLITMATAQDVTETPIDSSAARVRTVRVQMVDDSADVLEQIVRAAGDGRCVCWVRNTIDDAINAFNELNTRLESRQVLLFHARFALGDRLDIEKKVLDTFGKESLDPIRRGMVLVATQVVEQSLDLDFDLMITDLAPMDLIIQRAGRLHRHPRGDRGEAVMVVLAPPLTRTPDPDWYKRVFPKGGYVYPNHGQLWLTAQLLDTKGKIVMPDGARDLIEGVFGDGAQIRIPLSLLPREVLVDGKKRGDISIARLNTLEVSDGYRRTPTQWVEEAHVSTRLGQLTSTLVLARWDGTTLTPWYSSNQNAWDLSQVHIAEKKVASAAVFEGELGAAVKRLEDQIPGLGKWLILVPLSCTSAGTWEGPARNDADENVTVIYDPVLGFMMKN; encoded by the coding sequence ATGAAGACCGGATCTGACAATTATTATTCCTACTGGGGAAAGGCACAGAGGGAGGGTGAACCAGAGAAGGGGGCCGGTTATCACCTTCTCGTGTACCACTGCCTCGATGTTGCAGCGGTGGGACAGAAATTATTAGAACAAGATCCTTTGCTGATGCACAGGTTCACAGCCCTGACCGGATTCAACGACGATCAGGTCCTTCACCTCATTCCATTTCTCCTCGCACTCCACGATCTCGGGAAATTTTCAGACCGCTTCCAGAACCTGAAGCCCGATCTGATGGAACTGCTGCAGGGGAATAGAGGCTCACGACGCTACCCCATACGCCATGACTCAATGGCTCTCTATCTCTTTGAACAGGATATCCGGGATCTGGCATGGAAGAAAAACTGGTTCTGGATGGATCATGATCTTCCCTACGCTGAAGATGAATGGTTTGAAATCTTTGCTCCCCTGTTCCGAGCGGTCAGCGGTCATCATGGAGAACCCCCCCAGCATGACGAAACTGTGAGCGTGGATTCCCTGTTTCTGGACGGAGACCGGGCTGCAGCCCGGGACTTTGCTGTTCAGGCTGCCACGCTTCTTTTGGGCTCCGGCTCCTATCCGCCAATCGAATATTCTGAGGGCTGGTTCGAACAGTTCTCCACCGCATCATGGCTCCTCGCCGGCCTGGTGACTTTGAGTGACTGGCTTGGATCGAACCGGACATTCTTTCCATTCCAGACAGAAGCCATGGACCTGGCTGTGTACTGGAAGAATTTCGCCCAGAAGGGTGCAGAGGATGCTGTTAGGGATGCCGGGGTGCTGCCGGCCACGGTCTCATCGAACTGTGGGATGGCCGGCCTCTTTCCACCAGATCTGCCTCCCAAAATTACCAGTCCTTCCCCCATTCAGACGTACCTCTCATCCTGTTCACTTACCCCGGAACCACGCCTCACTATCATCGAAGAGACGACCGGGGGTGGAAAGACTGAAGCAGCTCTGGTCCTCGCTCACCGACTGATGAACTATGGATGCGGAGAGGGGATCTTTATGGGTCTGCCCACCATGGCGACTGCGGATTCCCTGTATGGCAGAATTGCACAGACCTACCAGCGGATGTATACGGGCGATCAGCGGGCATCTGTTGTACTGGCCACCAGTGCGAGAGATCTATCAGATCTCTTTAAAAAATCGGTGCTGCCACCAGGACAGTGGAGCCATGAACAGTACAAGCCCGGAGAGGAGACTGCATCTGCTACCTGTACAATCTGGCTTGCCCAGAACCGAAAGAAAGCGCTGCTCGCTCAGGTGGGTGTCGGAACCATCGACCAGGCATTAATGGCTGTACTTCCATTTCGTCACCAGTCTCTGCGGCTGCTCGGATTGGCCCGAAATATTCTGATCGTCGATGAGGTACATGCGTATGATCCGTACATGCACACAGTCCTCTGCGGATTGCTCAAGTTTCAAGCAGCATTTGGAGGCAGCGCGATCCTCCTATCAGCAACCCTGACCATGGCACAGAGACAGGATCTGACCAGTGCCTTCTGTGCAGGACTCGGACGGAGAGCAAAAACTCTGACCGATGAGACGTATCCCCTGATCACCATGGCTACGGCCCAGGATGTAACGGAGACTCCAATCGATTCATCTGCTGCCAGGGTTCGAACGGTCAGGGTGCAGATGGTCGATGATTCTGCTGATGTCCTAGAACAGATCGTCAGAGCTGCTGGTGATGGCCGATGTGTCTGCTGGGTCAGAAACACCATCGACGATGCGATCAACGCCTTCAATGAACTCAACACGAGGCTGGAGAGCAGACAGGTGCTGCTCTTTCATGCCAGGTTTGCCCTGGGTGATCGTCTGGATATCGAGAAAAAGGTACTGGACACTTTTGGAAAAGAGAGTCTGGATCCAATCAGACGGGGGATGGTCCTGGTCGCCACCCAGGTGGTGGAACAGTCACTTGATCTCGACTTCGATCTGATGATAACCGATCTCGCTCCAATGGACCTGATCATTCAGCGGGCCGGCAGGCTTCACCGTCATCCGCGAGGAGATCGGGGGGAGGCCGTAATGGTAGTGCTGGCTCCCCCTCTGACCCGTACACCAGATCCTGACTGGTATAAGCGGGTCTTTCCAAAGGGTGGATATGTCTACCCCAACCATGGGCAGCTCTGGCTGACGGCTCAACTGCTCGATACAAAGGGAAAGATTGTGATGCCTGATGGGGCCAGAGATCTCATCGAAGGGGTATTTGGAGATGGTGCACAGATCAGGATTCCATTGTCACTCCTACCGCGCGAGGTCCTGGTGGACGGAAAAAAGCGGGGAGACATTTCAATCGCACGCCTGAATACCCTTGAAGTGTCCGATGGATACCGGAGAACCCCCACGCAGTGGGTGGAGGAGGCCCACGTCTCCACCCGACTCGGTCAGCTCACCAGCACCCTCGTACTGGCCAGATGGGACGGCACCACGCTGACGCCATGGTATTCCTCCAACCAGAACGCATGGGACCTGAGTCAGGTCCATATTGCAGAGAAGAAGGTTGCCAGCGCAGCAGTGTTTGAAGGTGAACTCGGTGCGGCGGTGAAACGATTAGAAGACCAGATTCCGGGTCTTGGTAAATGGTTGATTCTCGTTCCACTCAGTTGTACCAGTGCTGGTACATGGGAAGGGCCTGCCAGAAACGATGCGGACGAGAATGTTACGGTGATCTATGATCCTGTTTTGGGTTTCATGATGAAAAATTAG
- a CDS encoding restriction endonuclease translates to MAIPDYQSLMLPLLETLGDTQEHKIRDIRNLLADHFGLTLEERSLQSQNTLFNKRVSWANSSLKNAGLVDNSTSGIMKITQNGLEVLNQHPIQIDNDFLSKFPGFVIFNKGRISSGPEEGDPKIELTPYELLEKSYQIIRDQLANDLLEQVFASSPVFFEKMVIDLLLAMGYGGSRKDAGEAIGRSNDEGVDGIIKEDKLGLDVIYIQAKRWKNPVGRQEIQGFVGSLEGKKARKGIFITTSQFTKTSIEYVKSIEKKVILIDGIQLSQFMIDYGVGVTDLNTYIIKRIDSDYFIEE, encoded by the coding sequence ATGGCAATTCCTGATTATCAATCGCTTATGCTTCCGTTATTAGAAACACTTGGTGATACTCAGGAACATAAAATTAGAGATATACGCAACCTGTTAGCAGATCATTTTGGACTTACTCTTGAAGAAAGATCACTCCAGTCTCAAAATACCCTTTTTAACAAACGAGTGAGTTGGGCAAATTCATCTCTTAAAAATGCAGGGTTGGTTGATAACTCCACTAGTGGCATCATGAAAATCACCCAAAATGGATTGGAGGTCTTGAATCAACATCCAATCCAGATTGATAACGATTTTCTGTCCAAATTTCCTGGTTTTGTAATATTCAATAAAGGGAGGATATCTTCAGGACCTGAAGAAGGAGATCCAAAAATAGAATTAACCCCATATGAATTACTCGAAAAAAGTTATCAGATAATTAGGGATCAACTGGCTAATGATCTCTTAGAACAAGTATTCGCTAGTTCTCCCGTTTTTTTTGAAAAGATGGTTATCGATCTTTTATTAGCAATGGGCTATGGGGGGTCAAGAAAGGATGCAGGAGAAGCTATTGGTCGAAGTAATGACGAAGGTGTTGATGGAATCATTAAGGAAGATAAACTGGGTTTGGATGTAATTTACATCCAAGCAAAGAGATGGAAGAATCCTGTTGGTCGCCAGGAGATTCAAGGATTTGTGGGTAGTCTTGAGGGTAAAAAAGCACGCAAAGGAATTTTTATTACAACTTCTCAATTTACCAAGACGTCAATAGAATATGTTAAATCGATAGAAAAAAAGGTGATTCTGATTGATGGCATCCAGTTGTCCCAATTCATGATAGATTATGGTGTTGGCGTAACAGATCTTAACACGTACATAATTAAACGAATTGACTCTGATTATTTTATAGAGGAATAG
- a CDS encoding nucleotide exchange factor GrpE: protein MTGDAIEFTNQQLTEQIEDLKKELGEQKHLAEERLNQIHYLQADFDNFRRWSEKERGSIVTLANEHLIGDLLVILDDFDRALPALEQEENRQGIQMIQKKLVKILNEYGLQPIECMGKRFDPNLHEVLCKERCDKEPDTIIEEIGKGYHLKSKVIRPSKVKISEKNSGTVGEQNE, encoded by the coding sequence ATGACCGGTGATGCCATCGAGTTCACAAATCAGCAATTGACAGAGCAGATTGAAGATCTGAAGAAGGAACTTGGAGAACAGAAGCACCTGGCAGAAGAACGTCTCAACCAGATCCACTACCTTCAGGCGGACTTCGACAACTTCCGAAGATGGTCTGAAAAAGAGAGAGGGTCGATCGTCACCCTGGCCAACGAGCACCTGATCGGCGATCTCCTCGTCATCCTGGATGACTTCGATCGTGCCCTGCCAGCCCTTGAACAGGAGGAGAACCGGCAGGGGATCCAGATGATCCAGAAGAAACTGGTGAAGATCCTGAACGAGTACGGACTGCAGCCCATCGAATGCATGGGGAAGCGGTTCGACCCGAACCTCCACGAGGTACTCTGCAAGGAGCGATGCGACAAAGAACCCGACACCATCATCGAAGAGATCGGAAAGGGCTATCATCTGAAGTCGAAGGTGATCCGGCCATCAAAAGTAAAGATTTCAGAAAAAAATTCAGGAACCGTAGGTGAGCAGAATGAGTAA